The Arthrobacter sp. OAP107 DNA segment TTGATCACCGTGTCTGTGATGGTCGAACAGCTGCCGGGTTCCTTCGCTTCATGACCGACGCAATCGAATCCCCAACTTCCTTGCTGGCCGACTTGTAGGAGGGAAATCGCCTGTACCCTTCTCGGACCTTCGCCGTCGCATATCGGCTGGGGGGCGAAGGTCGACGCATCCTATGGCGTTGTATCCGAATGATCACTGCAGCGGACAGAGGCCAGCAGGCGGCCGCCGTCGTCGCTGCACGACGTGACGTGGTTGGTGATCGCATTGCAGATGTCACAGTAGTGCCTGTGTTGTTTTGTCCCCATGTGCAGATCATAGGGAGCACGGCATTTCTAATGAGTAAATTCAGGCTTGGGGCCGGTGGTCGCCGCCTGGAGCGGCAAACCAGTTCCCCGATATTCATCTGCCTGATGGGTAGAATCGAGGCCTGAAGACCGCAGATGCTCCCCAGATGTACGGAGAACGAATGTCACGATGGCTCGACGTCGGCACGGACAACTATGTGCTGGCGACTGAAGGTTCAAAGCTCAATACCGGCCTGATCCTGGGGACCGAGCGGGCCATGGTGATCGACACCGGGTGCGGGCCGCGTCAAGGCAAGGAAATCCTGGACGCCGTTCGTGAGAAGACCCAGCTGCCTCTGGTCGTCGTGAACACCCACGCTCACTATGACCACTTCTTCGGTAATGCCGTCTTCGCCGAGGCCGGCGTCGAGGAGTTCTGGGCCCACGAGAACTGCGCCGAGGAGATCGGTGAGAACGGCGACGCCCAGCGCGCCGAGGTCACGGAGATCGAACCCGAAATGGCCGCCGGTGAGGGCGAGCACGTGGAACTAGTCGTTCCGAACGCGATTGTCCGGGACCAGCCCGTGCTCGTTGACCTCGGCGGGCAGAAGGTGACCCTGTTCTACCTGGGGCGCGGGCACACCGACGGCGACCTCCTGGTTGGGACCGCCACCACCCTGTTCGCCGGCGACCTCGTGGAGCAGGGCTCGCACCCCTCTTTCGAGGACTCCTACCCTGAGGAGTGGGCAGACGCCCTGCGGCACCTCTCCGCCCTCCGTCACCGTTACGAGTTCCTGGTTCCCGGCCACGGCAAGCCGTGCAGTGACAGGTTCGTGAAGACTATGGCCGACACCATGACCACGGCCGTCCGGCAGGCCCGCCAGTCCATCCGTGATACTCCGGCGGACGCCACTAAGGCCATCCCCGTGCTGCCGTATGGGCCGGAGCAGTCACGGTGGTTCATTAAGCGGCTGCAGGAGACGCGGCCGCAGCACTGAACCGAGTACTCCCTGCGGGCCGGGTACCGCGCGGCCGGAAACACAGGTAGTGACCACGCTACTGGCGGGCCGCAGACCTCCTTAGGTTTGGGTCATGAAGACCGGTATCAGCGCAGCTATCCGCCGTTTCATCGAAAAAAACATCGTGGCCGATGACCCGCTCCCCGAACGCTCCTGGCTCGACCAGCAGGACATGCCACTGGTGCAGAGGCCCGCTGGGGAGGCCGCGGCAGGGCTGCCGGTGGAGCCGCTCCCGCCGCTTCCTGGCCGTCACGCCGGGCTTGGCCGGCACCCTCAGCGACTGCGCCAAAGGTTGCGCGGCCATAACGCAGCCATTCATCGCGGTGACGGCAGCTAGGCCTGTTTCCGTTTGGAAGCCAGTACATCTTGATCAAACCTTGAGGTTGGCTTGCGCTTTCCTTGAGTTTGCGTCCGTAGCGTCTCCGCCATGGGATCTCGTGGGGGAGGCCGGTACGGTCGGGACTCGCGGCGGGATGTTCGCCGCCGTCAGCTTCGCGTGCTGTCCTACGTTGGGCTCGCGGCTCTGGCTATCGCGACTGTGGTGGTGGTGATGCTGGCCCTCCGTGGATAGGGGCAAGGCGCGAAACGCATTAGTTGAATAGTGGCTGCAGTAAATGGGCGTGTCCGGTTGGACAGCGCCCTTGACTGCTAAGTAGGCTGGCGAGCGATCCAAAAAATGGGGGTCCATTCCCAGCCCCTTTGCCGCGCCGGAGCATAGTCGCTTGGGTGTGTCGAAGGTGCTGCCGCTTACGGAGGTCTCAACCGTGGCTGTCACCGATTTTGTTCTCGCGCTGTCCGGCCTGCTGGGCAGCCTGCTGGTCCCGTTCGCCGGGCTCTACTGGATGCTCCGGCTGAAGCGAAGGGCCGTTGCGCCGGCGGCAGCCGCGCCGGTTCCGGGGCGGATGAAGTAGCCGTGCCCTACGTAGACATCAACCCGCATCGCAGCCGGCCCAAATGGTGGGGTTATGTGGGGCTGAGTATCCTGCTGGTGATCACTGCCGCTGTTGTCGCGGCGGCTCTCACTCACGGATGAATTGCGGCTTGCTCTGGCCCGCGAGGGACGGGCGTCCACGGATGGTGACCGACAGGTCCCCGTTGGGCACCTAGAATGGTTGCTTGAACCAAGCCAATCGACCACCGCAGCGGGACGCCGCTGCGAGTCCCGGGGGACTGAACCATGCCTGAACCAGCGGATAACCGATTAGCCGAGGCCGATACCGACGAGGCTCAGCCCGAGCTCCGCCGCCGCTTCCGCCGCCGAAATGACGACGGCTCCGACGCCTGGACAGGAACCTTCCCCGCCGTGACACCTGAACCGACAGCACCGCCGCTTCCCGTCCGCAGCTCGTCTTGGGCGGAGGCGGCGGCCGTTGCCGACGCACTCAGCGACGCCCCTCCTGCACCTGCCGCCCCGCCGACTCCGCTCCGCCGCCCAGCGGCAGTCCCGCCGTCGCGCGTCCCGGAAACTCAAGTGGAGCCCGAAGTTGCCGAAGCGGACGCCACGGCACTGCCGACGTCGTTCGTGCGCGAGCAGAAGCCGCGCCCGAAAAAGGGCTTCCGCGGCTTCCTGTACCGGGCCACCGGGGGCGCCTGGAACATGGGCCCGAGCGCGCTGGAGCGCGAGGAGGACGAGCTGGCCCGCCGGATCTCGCGCCAGCTGCAGGGCAGCTTCAATACCGCCGTGCTCAGCCTTAAGGGCGGCATCGGCAAGACATCCACCACTGTGGGCGTCGGCCTTACCCTGGCTGAGTTCCGCGGTGACCCGCCCTGTGCCATTGATGCTAACCCGGACTCCGGCGACCTCGTGGAGCGCGCTCTCGGTGAGGGCATTTACCAGAAAGCAACACCGCGGACCATCACCGACCTGCTCAAGAACATCGACTCCGTTGACTCGCTGACCGAGCTGTCCCGCTACATGCACCACTCGGGCCGGCTGCACCTCATCGCCGGCGAGCAGGACCCCGAGGTGTCCGACTCGCTCACCGCCGAGGAATACCTGCGAATCCGCAAGCTCATCTCCAGCTACTACTCCGTGGCACTGACCGACTGCGGCACCGGCGTCACGCACAACGCAATGAGTGGAATCCTGCAGTCAGCGGACAACCTGATCATCGCCGCCGGCTACGCGGTGAGCGGTGCCAAGCGCGCCCGCAGCACGCTGCAGTGGCTGGCCGGCCACGGTTACGAGGAGCTCGCCCGTAATGCGATCGTGGTGATCACGGACAAGGACGAGGTGTCCTCTCGCGTGGACAAGGACGCCATCGAGGAGCATCTGGCCGGCATGTGCCGTGAGCTCATCGCGGTGCCGCACGACAGGGGAGTTGCGGACGGTGACCTGGTGACCCTGGACCACCTGAAGCCGGAGACGCGTCGGGCTTACAAGGAGATCGCTGCGGCGATTGTGGACGGGTACCGGTAGGTCTTTACATGACTTGATGGCCGCTGCGTGAGTTCACGCCGCGGTCATTCCATTTAGGCCTGTAGCTGCGCTTAGGGAATCTTGCATCCGCGGTGCGGAGATTCTTAGAAAAATGCCATATGCGGTCTCCGGACACGCGTTGCGTGCTCTAACGATCTTTTATTCATGGGGACCATATGACGCTGCGCTCGTTTGTTATCCGCGGGCTTGCACTTGCTACTGCCATGCTCTTGCTTGTTACCGGAATGGCTGCGCCATCGCTGGCCGTCGACGACCTACTGGTTCCTCCCTCGTTGGTGAGTTTTCATCGGACGTCGCCGGATGTGGTGCGGCATGGTGATGACATCACCATTGATTGGGAGGTTCAGGACAGCCCGGCGAAGAATGTCATTTTCTACTTGCGAGATCGCCTTGGCAGTGACTTGCAGGTGCGTTGGGATGCGCCCAATGGTACGAGCGCGTACTCCGGTACGGCCAGGTTCACGGTGGATGAGACAAGCCTTGCACCAGGGATCTGACCCTGTGGGCGTTTGGTGCCGGTAATGGCTATGCAAGTGTCAGCTACCGCACCGATGGCACGATTTACAAATCTCCTAGCGGTATTCAAAGTCCCAAAGCGGCGACGTTCGACTACGCACAGATCACCACTCTTTTTGAGGCAGATACTGATATCTCGGTTCCTCCCTCGTTGGTGAGTTTTCATCGGACGTCGCCGGATGTGGTGCGGCATGGTGATGACATCACCATTGATTGGGAGGTTCAGGACAGCCCGGCGAAGAATGTGATTTTCTATTTGCGAGATCGCCTTGGCAGTGACTTGCAGGTGCGTTGGGATGCGCCCAATGGTACGAGCGCGTACTCCGGTACGGCCAGGTTCACGGTGGATGAGACAAGCCTTGCACCAGGGATCTGACCCTGTGGGCGTTTGGTGCCGGTAATGGCTATGCAAGTGTCAGCTACCGCACCGATGGCACGATTTACAAGTCTCCTAGCGGTATTCAAAGTCCCAAAGCGGCGACGTTCGACTACGCGCAGATCACCACTCTTTTTGAGGCGGATACTGATATCTCGGTTCCTCCCTCGTTGGTGAGTTTTCATCGGACGTCGCCGGATGTGGTGCGGCATGGTGATGACATCACCATTGATTGGGAGGTTCAGGACAGCCCGGCGAAGAATGTCATTTTCTACTTGCGAGATCGCCTTGGCAGTGACTTGCAGGTGCGTTGGGATGCGCCCAATGGTACGAGCGCTTACTCCGGTACGGCCAGGTTCACGGTGGATGAGACAAGCCTTGCAACAGGGGATCTGACCTTGTGGGGGTTTGGTGCCGGTAATGGCTATGCAAGTGTCAGCTACCGCACCGATGGCACGATTTACAAGTCTCCTAGATGATTAAGTCCTATTGGATTTAGTGGTCATAGGCAATGAGTGAGCGCTTGCGGGGTGCGTTGATGCGCCAGTTGTGCCAGATGCCTGCGGCGAGGGCGAGGAGTCTGGCTGCCACCCGGGCGTAGACGCCGGCCATGGTCCGCCCGCCGTGTTCTTCGAGGCCGAGTTGGCCCTTGAGGGTGTCGAAGACGGATTCAATCCATTGCCGGATGCCGCCGAGTTTGCCGAAGCGGGGTTTCTCGTCCTTGCGGTCCGGGCGGATCAGGTGCGCGCCGAGGTCCCTGGTGATGAACCGTTCGAAGTCGCGGCCGGCGAAGCCTTTGTCCCCGAGGATGACCTGCCCGGCCCGGATGAGGTGGTGGTCGTGTTCGAGCAGGGCCTGGGTGACCTCGCGTTCACCGATCTTCGGGTTCGCCAGGCCCCAGATCACGGGCATGCCCTCGGGGTGCTGATCAGGTAGAGACGCAGGCCCCAGAAGAACCGGGAGTGGGATGCACAGTAGCCGTAGCCGGCGTGCCCGGACAGGTCGGAGCGTTTGACGGTTTCCCGGGCCATGCCGCACGGTACGGGGGTGGAATCGACCAGGCGCAGGACCTCGTGCCAGGACGGGGTGTCCCGTGCCAGGGCGGTAATGGCTGCCGCGATCACGGGGCCCGCGGCCCGGAGACGCTTGTTATAGCCGGATTGGTGCGGGATGCCGGGAACATCCCGGACAGGTGGATCCGGGAGTAACGGATCCACCTGGTCTCCGAGGAGAAGCCGAGCAGGTGCTGCGCCACGGCCAGGCAGAGCAGCTCGGCGTCGCTCAGCACCGGTTTCCGGCCCGGCCGGCGAGCCCTGGACACGCCCAGGTCCGGCAGCACATGGTCATCCAAATAGACGTAAAGTGTGGTCAGGAGAGTGTTTAGTTGCGTGTTCACAACCCCGGCTTAACACTCTCCGCCTTACTTTAAAAGCTCCCGCGCCCCGCCACGGCAATAGGACTTACTCATCTAGCGGTATTCAAAGTCCCAAAGCGGCGACGTTCGACTACGCGCAGATCACCAACCACGTATCACCCTTGACTCCCTACGCAACTACGCCAGCAGTTGTGGTGTTCCGAGACAACGACGGGACCGCCAACGATTCCTACACAGTGCCGGCCACTGAAGGCGTGGAATATCTGATCGGCGACAAGGTCGTCCAGGCAGGGACTCACCCGGGCGTCGGGGGACTGTCTGAATAACGGTGTGTGGGGTCCGGCCTGATCCGAAAGGAGACGGCCGTGTCAGAGTCCACGACCGAGATGACAGGGGTGATGATCGATCCTGTGACGGGAGAGATCATCGATCAGAAGGAGCTTGCCGAGCGGTTGCTCGCGCAGGCCAAGGAGCAGGGCGTGAGCCTGGTAGGCCCGGGCGGGCTGTTGAACCAGCTCACGAGGAATGTGCTGGAGACCGCGCTGGAAGCGGAACTGACCGAGCACCTCGGGCACGAGCATGGCCAGACGCCGATCGCAGCCAACATGCGCAACGGCACCAGGTCCAAGACCGTGCTGACCGAGATCGGCCCGGTCGAGATTGAGGTGCCCCGGGATCGGGACGGCTCGTTCGAGCCGGTGATCGTGCCCAAGCGAAAGCGGCGTCTGGACGGGATCGACCAGATCGTCCTCTCGCTGTCCGCCCGGGGGCTGACCACCGGGGAAATCGCCGCGCACTTCGAGGAGATCTACGGGGCCAAGGTCTCCAAAGACACCATCAGCCGCATCACGGAGAAGGTCGCCGGAGAACTGGCCGAATGGTCGGCCCGACCTTTGGACCCGGTCTATCCGGTGCTCTTCGTTGACGCGGTCGTGGTCAAGGTCCGTGACGGGCAGGTGCGCAACACCCCGTTCTACGTCGTCATGGGCGTCACCGTGAACGGGGAGCGGGAGATCCTGGGCATCTGGGCCGGCGACGGCGGCGAGGGTGCCCGGTTCTGGCTGCAGGTATTCTCCGAGCTGAAGAACCGGGGCGTGGAAGATGTGTTGATCGCTGTCTGCGACGGGCTCAAGGGCCTGCCGGAGGCGATCACGACCACGTGGGAGCGAACGGTGGTGCAGCAGTGCATCGTGCACCTGATCCGCAACAGCTTCCGCTACGCCGGACGCCAGCACCGCGACGGCATCGTCAAGGCGCTCAAGCCGGTCTACACGGCCCCGTCCGAGCAAGCGGCGAAGGACCGGTTCGCTGAGTTCACGGCCGAGTGGGGTCAGCGATATCCGGCAATCGTCCGGCTCTGGGAGTCCTCCTGGGCGGAGTTCGTGCCCTTCCTGGAGTACGACGTGGAGATCAGGCGGGTGATCTGCACGACGAACGCGATCGAGTCGATCAACGCCCGCTACCGGCGGGCCGTCAGGGCCCGCGGGCACTTTCCAAACGAGGCCGCTGCCCTGAAATGCCTGTATCTGGTCACCAGGTCTCTTGATCCCACCGGCGGCGGTCGGGCACGCTGGGTGATGAGGTGGAAGCCTGCACTAAACGCGTTCGCGATCACCTTCGCCGGCCGGTTCGAAAGAACCACTCACTAATGAAACCGGCCGGATCCACACACCGTTTATCTGACAGACCCGGCGTCGGCGAGCTTAGTGTGACTGCCAGGCCCAAGATTGACTACGTGTTCACGGAGGGGGCCGTCACAGAGTGGTCTGGCACGTTCAAGGCGACGCCGTATGACGTGATGCCGGCGGCGGTGGTGTTCACCGACAAGGACGGCACCGCCGAGGACACGTATACAGTTCCCGCGAAGGAGGGTGTGGAGTACCTCGTGGGCGACAAGGCCGTTGAAGCTGGCACTTACCCGGGCGCCGGTGAAGTCACGGTCACGGCGCGGGCGAAGACCGACTACGTGATCAGGGCCGGCGCCGCCGCGGAATGGAAGGCCATGTTTAAGGCGACACCGTACGAGGTTACGCCCGCTGCTGTAGTGTTCACGGATGAGGACGGTACCGCGGAGGACACGTACACGGTTCCCGCGACGGAAGGTGTGGAGTACCTGGTCGGTGACAGGGTCGTGGACTCCGGGACGTACCCGGGCGCTGGTGAAGTCACGGTTATGGCCAGGGCGCAGACTGATTTCGTTTTCAAATCCGGTGCGGTTACCGCATGGACGGCTAGGTTCAAGGCGATCCCGTATGAGGTGGTTCCGGTGGCTGTGGTGTTCACGGACAAGGACGGCACGGCCGAAGACTCCTACGCGGTTCCGGAGACCGCGGGCGTTGAGTACCTGGTCGGGGACAAAGTCGTGGAGGCAGGCACCTACCCGGGCGCCGGTGAAGTCACGGTCACGGCGCGGGCGAAGACCGACTACGTGATCAGGGCCGGCGCCGCCGCGGAATGGAAGGCCAAGTTTAAGGCGACACCGTACGAGGTTACGCCCGCTGCTGTAGTGTTCACGGATAAGGACGGCGCCGCGGAGGACACTTACACGATCCCGACCATCGAGGGCGTGGAGTACCTGGTCGGTGGCAAGGTCGTGGACTCCGGGACGTACCGGGGCGCTGGTGAAGTCACGGTTATGGCCAGGGCGCAGACTGATTTCGTTTTCAAATCCGGTGCGGTTACCGAATGGACGGATAGGTTCAAGGCGACCCCGTATGAGGTGGTTCCGGTGCCTGCGGTGTTCACGGATAAGGACGGCGCCGCGGAGGACACTTACACGATCCCGGCCATCGAGGGCGTGGAGTACCTCGTAGGCGGCAAGGTCGTTGAGGCCGGGACGTACCCGGGTGCTGGTGAGGTCACGGTGACTTCGCGGGCGAAGACTGATTACGCGTTCAAACCGGGTGCGGTCGTTGAGTGGTCTGCGACGTTCACGGCGACCCCGTTCGAGGTCGTTCCCGCAGTTGTGGTGTTCATGGATAAGGACGGCACAGCCGAAGACTCCTACTCGGTTCCGTAGACCGCGGGCGTTGAGTACCTGGTCGGGGACAAAGTCGTTGGGGCCGGGACGTACGGGGGTGCCGGTGAGGTCACGGTGACTGCGCGGGCGAAGACTGATTACGCGTTCAAGCCGGATGCGGTCGTTGAGTGGTCTGCGACGTTCACGGCGACCCCGTTCGAGGTCGTTCCCGCAGTTGTGGTGTTCATGGATAAGGACGGC contains these protein-coding regions:
- a CDS encoding MBL fold metallo-hydrolase, with the translated sequence MSRWLDVGTDNYVLATEGSKLNTGLILGTERAMVIDTGCGPRQGKEILDAVREKTQLPLVVVNTHAHYDHFFGNAVFAEAGVEEFWAHENCAEEIGENGDAQRAEVTEIEPEMAAGEGEHVELVVPNAIVRDQPVLVDLGGQKVTLFYLGRGHTDGDLLVGTATTLFAGDLVEQGSHPSFEDSYPEEWADALRHLSALRHRYEFLVPGHGKPCSDRFVKTMADTMTTAVRQARQSIRDTPADATKAIPVLPYGPEQSRWFIKRLQETRPQH
- a CDS encoding MinD/ParA family protein produces the protein MPEPADNRLAEADTDEAQPELRRRFRRRNDDGSDAWTGTFPAVTPEPTAPPLPVRSSSWAEAAAVADALSDAPPAPAAPPTPLRRPAAVPPSRVPETQVEPEVAEADATALPTSFVREQKPRPKKGFRGFLYRATGGAWNMGPSALEREEDELARRISRQLQGSFNTAVLSLKGGIGKTSTTVGVGLTLAEFRGDPPCAIDANPDSGDLVERALGEGIYQKATPRTITDLLKNIDSVDSLTELSRYMHHSGRLHLIAGEQDPEVSDSLTAEEYLRIRKLISSYYSVALTDCGTGVTHNAMSGILQSADNLIIAAGYAVSGAKRARSTLQWLAGHGYEELARNAIVVITDKDEVSSRVDKDAIEEHLAGMCRELIAVPHDRGVADGDLVTLDHLKPETRRAYKEIAAAIVDGYR
- a CDS encoding IS256 family transposase, with amino-acid sequence MIDPVTGEIIDQKELAERLLAQAKEQGVSLVGPGGLLNQLTRNVLETALEAELTEHLGHEHGQTPIAANMRNGTRSKTVLTEIGPVEIEVPRDRDGSFEPVIVPKRKRRLDGIDQIVLSLSARGLTTGEIAAHFEEIYGAKVSKDTISRITEKVAGELAEWSARPLDPVYPVLFVDAVVVKVRDGQVRNTPFYVVMGVTVNGEREILGIWAGDGGEGARFWLQVFSELKNRGVEDVLIAVCDGLKGLPEAITTTWERTVVQQCIVHLIRNSFRYAGRQHRDGIVKALKPVYTAPSEQAAKDRFAEFTAEWGQRYPAIVRLWESSWAEFVPFLEYDVEIRRVICTTNAIESINARYRRAVRARGHFPNEAAALKCLYLVTRSLDPTGGGRARWVMRWKPALNAFAITFAGRFERTTH